A stretch of Drosophila gunungcola strain Sukarami chromosome 3L unlocalized genomic scaffold, Dgunungcola_SK_2 000002F, whole genome shotgun sequence DNA encodes these proteins:
- the LOC128257405 gene encoding LOW QUALITY PROTEIN: sodium-dependent nutrient amino acid transporter 1 (The sequence of the model RefSeq protein was modified relative to this genomic sequence to represent the inferred CDS: deleted 1 base in 1 codon), which translates to MSSSYKHRSSDEALAEQLSLARAGSGTQPPATPTYRQTAGAMATLPRHDNNQNHNDNSNRLRTDSTATSRTCVYIGGASTGGGTGNGQISVTLDRRQPQRMSWLNMRRGKANEADLPTVTPSPQTTRSCISTVSSVVDSGGGRTTATSGRISSSGIVTLSGSNNTLSEIQGGYHDMDHDAVSKNFSVSASAHSAHNITTASNAKLLPAVEDEANKQTKCSVFRGLVLCLCLNLSYANVVRFPRELDRYGSAYLLPYVVLLFLVGLPMILLEISVGQFLGQGAAHTWRASPIFKGASIISRFASWLSAIWVSLQAVLALAYIGMFASNDLPFRECAGPVKLRMSGYLLTGTSGQECLQQTFLTPFWRNPMFFGLLAAGLIGLWIVIMLCTHNAKILRRSIFVYGLTGLALLCTLTGWEVRNSFSRHYFPELWGFDTSLLAESNIWFNALMQVLFSVNCGFGALPMVTGKFLYKGDAVRTSVVYLCFNLLINAIAVTLFMVQFDLSANGYQNMEELKPLTAIYDRVLNGSREGDSHLLQHLVPSLIYVLIILSAMVSITVAVYTSTRLVPRRPNYVICLIGLVVAVISFAAPKFLIARVLDSRLVGTMVVTALVFELIAITWIYGAKNIYTDLEFSIGRPIFRIWMWLWVICPAILTGILVWWCADDDQYDVLAEYLPRWAPILFVLAVIVIIACVQIFRQVEYNFFGMICEASKPAKEWGPADPLARHSWKQWRSVCQDTGRRDFTLRRRGTRDYTHSIKKGQYSSAPKYGVQNGGQAQTTMHQQHWKSSTPGNSSPNYSGSMFGDSAIEEDISVDKFPGITQQQYVPFQASDSKPTRYSQRMRQTAQPQTQTQMRPPRESVEKHREVVYIRRLSDGGSGTGHATRIEISPSNESITYGNGKSNNNSASAMSRNPLGRSTGCLAAPVQPPPPSVHVKRSASSVVNVNSHKLPPLATSGGAADHICWRKFNVNPEEYSTEL; encoded by the exons ATGAGCAGCAGCTACAAGCACCGCAGTAGCGACGAGGCCCTCGCCGAGCAGCTTAGCTTAGCCCGTGCCGGAAGTGGCACCCAGcccccggccacgcccacctacCGCCAGACAGCCGGCGCTATGGCAACCCTGCCGCGCCATGATAACAACCAAAATCACAATGACAACTCCAACCGCCTGCGCACCGATTCAACGGCGACGTCGAGAACCTGCGTCTATATTGGTGGAGCGTCAACGGGAGGAGGAACCGGAAATGGTCAGATTTCCGTGACCTTGGACCGTCGTCAGCCGCAGCGAATGTCCTGGCTGAATATGCGACGGGGCAAGGCCAATGAGGCGGACCTGCCCACCGTCACGCCTTCGCCACAGACCACCCGCAGCTGCATCTCCACGGTGTCCAGTGTGGTGGACAGCGGGGGCGGTCGTACCACCGCCACTTCCGGTCGCATCAGCTCCAGCGGCATCGTCACCCtgagcggcagcaacaacacacTGAGCGAAATCCAGGGCGGCTACCACGACATGGACCACGACGCGGTGTCCAAGAACTTCTCCGTGTCGGCCTCCGCCCACTCCGCCCACAACATCACAACGGCCAGCAATGCCAAGCTGCTGCCCGCCGTCGAGGATGAGGCCAACAAACAG ACGAAATGCTCGGTGTTCCGTGGGCTCGTGCTGTGCTTGTGCCTGAACCTGAGCTACGCGAACGTGGTCCGCTTCCCACGCGAGTTGGACCGCTACGGGTCGGCGTACCTGCTGCCGTATGTGGTGCTGCTGTTCCTAGTCGGCCTGCCCATGATTTTGCTGGAGATCTCTGTGGGCCAGTTCCTGGGCCAGGGGGCGGCGCACACCTGGCGCGCCTCGCCCATTTTCAAAG GGGCCAGCATCATCAGTCGCTTTGCCTCTTGGCTTTCGGCCATTTGGGTGTCCTTGCAGGCCGTGCTGGCACTGGCCTACATCGGGATGTTCGCCTCCAATGACCTGCCATTCCGCGAGTGCGCCGGACCTGTAAAACTGCGAATG AGTGGCTACCTCCTGACGGGAACCAGTGGACAGGAGTGCCTGCAGCAGACCTTTCTCACGCCCTTCTGGCGTAATCCCATGTTCTTTGGTCTGCTAGCAGCTGGGCTTATAGGCCTCTGGATAGTAATAATGCTGTG CACCCACAACGCGAAGATCCTGCGTCGCAGCATATTCGTCTATGGACTGACTGGTCTGGCCCTGCTTTGCACCCTCACTGGTTGGGAGGTCCGCAACTCCTTCAGTCGTCACTACTTCCCGGAACTGTGGGGCTTCGATACCAGCTTGCTGGCGGAGAGCAACATCTGGTTCAATGCCCTGATGCAGGTCCTCTTCTCGGTTAACTGTGGCTTCGGAGCTCTGCCCATGGTCACGGGGAAGTTCCTGTACAAAGGTGACGCTGTGAGAACCTCGGTGGTTTACCTCTGCTTCAACCTGCTGATCAACGCCATTGCCGTCACATTGTTTATGGTCCAGTTCGATCTGTCGGCCAATGGCTACCAGAATATGGAGGAGCTGAAGCCCCTCACCGCAATCTACGATCGGGTGCTGAATGGCTCCCGGGAGGGCGATAGCCACCTGCTTCAGCACCTGGTTCCGTCGCTCATCTACGTCCTGATCATCCTCTCGGCCATGGTCTCCATCACGGTGGCGGTGTACACCTCCACGCGTCTCGTGCCAAGACGCCCCAACTATGTGATCTGCCTGATTGGACTGGTGGTGGCGGTCATATCGTTTGCGGCGCCAAAGTTCCTCATCGCCCGCGTTCTTGACTCGCGACTGGTGGGCACCATGGTGGTGACTGCCTTGGTCTTCGAGCTGATTGCCATAACTTGGATCTACGGAGCCAAGAACATCTACACCGACCTGGAGTTCTCCATCGGACGTCCCATCTTCCGGATCTGGATGTGGCTGTGGGTCATCTGCCCGGCCATTCTCACGGGAATCCTGGTTTGGTGGTGTGCGGACGATGATCAGTACGATGTGCTGGCCGAGTATCtgccacgttgggcgccaattctTTTCGTGCTGGCCGTGATTGTGATCATTGCCTGTGTGCAGATCTTCAGGCAGGTGGAGTACAACTTCTTCGGCATGATCTGCGAGGCCTCCAAGCCGGCGAAGGAATGGGGTCCGGCGGATCCACTAGCTCGGCACTCCTGGAAGCAGTGGCGTTCCGTA TGCCAGGACACAGGACGCAGGGACTTCACCCTGCGGCGGAGGGGAACCCGGGACTACACGCACTCCATCAAGAAGGGCCAGTACTCGAGTGCCCCAAAGTACGGCGTTCAGAATGGGGGACAAGCCCAGACGACCATGCATCAGCAGCACTGGAAGTCCTCCACCCCGGGAAATAGTTCGCCCAACTACAGCGGCTCCATGTTCGGGGACTCAGCCATTGAGGAGGACATCAGCGTGGACAAGTTCCCCGGAATCACGCAGCAGCAGTATGTGCCCTTCCAGGCGAGCGACTCGAAGCCCACGAGGTATTCCCAGCGGATGAGGCAGACCGCTCAGCCGCAGACCCAAACGCAGATGCGTCCGCCCAGGGAATCGGTGGAGAAGCATCGCGAGGTGGTCTACATACGCCGGCTCTCCGATGGGGGAAGTGGCACGGGGCATGCCACACGCATAGAGATATCGCCCTCGAACGAATCCATCACCTATGGCAACGggaagagcaacaacaactccGCCTCGGCCATGTCCCGCAATCCGCTGGGCCGCTCCACGGGTTGTCTGGCCGCTCCAGTCCAACCACCCCCGCCCAGCGTCCATGTGAAGCGTTCGGCCAGCTCGGTGGTCAATGTCAACTCCCACAAGTTGCCACCGCTCGCGACTTCCGGTGGAGCGGCGGATCACATCTGCTGGCGCAAGTTCAATGTCAATCCGGAAGAGTATTCCACGGAGCTGTGA
- the LOC128257406 gene encoding exocyst complex component 1, with translation MLSIGAMANIKHTLQKELFLAAGERLLSVVTVVKKKDKKPCYLCVVTTAPPVPVVTLCLIKQSEQRESEYKRKRSWQLDEIKWVDGRNEQFETHEFDLQLEKLYKWYALNPHERQNFLAVLNRQIQKSVRGQRAEFRNVPAAWLSEKSPEKVALGRAAQKTQHTDDEEDEEEEEAQEFTALTDKEANELGKLFSECDFAIKDAEQFIEQLSRELHDLDGANMQSVLASEQKVLKMMEHIDNAISEADKFENRLDSYEDILGHVKETMEKIGGKNAMIEIANNNNIKLMKELNKVISQLDLPHSQQQALDEPDLKTANGRKVAIAAAQCLQQAMNSDIDPALLRLEAVQDQRKRFEKWKQKFSATVSRFMNNLFIHLGNEIGDMPVTSTELTLPNHSNVHRELTPYTELMHWTKAMDRKTYDGLMRVYTASLSKIYDRDVKNFFNLAKIQVAEKLRNSREDLDMSTSSRKSAVYTIPYGTLGINRDQWGPGVESADRIRFDALLEKVLAELEPIALQEQLFCINFFQMDVISPTTKNTQTTLEMEKAVDMSQSIIAGAVSPSADVVPQKRIDRQINEDVRKLMMGLFGCLEPELVSFIQSFERVDSFYSLYVLVRLTQHVMSAQDTHSFLSMTFASALVQVKRNFDRFMQQQLQSIREAKLHKRSKAILPYVENFENFAQTAEGIFRKSDRRTDMEKWYLQLVNAIFEGVHLHSQEHPKTPSQVVRMENYHHMYALLAQLKVPGLDALKKEAKTRYNEALKAYVTQYFGRPLEKLNQFFEGVQLKVAQGVKETEISYQMAFSKQELRKVIAQYPAREVKKGLENLYKKVEKHLSEEENLLQVVWHAMQEEFIAQYNYLEERIQKCYAGAMINLEFNIQDILAFFSDIARSH, from the exons ATGCTGTCCATCGGGGCCATGGCCAACATCAAGCACACGCTGCAGAAGGAGCTGTTCCTGGCCGCCGGCGAACGCCTCCTTTCCGTGGTGACGGTGGTCAAGAAGAAGGACAAGAAGCCGTGCTACCTTTGCGTGGTCACCACGGCACCCCCAGTGCCCGTGGTCACACTGTGCCTCATCAAGCAGTCGGAGCAGCGCGAGAGCGAGTACAAGCGCAAGCGGAGCTGGCAGCTGGACGAGATAAAGTGGGTGGACGGGCGGAATGAGCAGTTCGAGACACATGAGTTCGATCTGCAACTGGAGAAGCTGTACAAGTGGTACGCCCTCAATCCCCACGAGCGCCAGAACTTCCTGGCCGTCCTCAACCGCCAGATTCAAAAGAGCGTGCGTGGCCAGCGGGCGGAGTTCCGAAATGTGCCCGCTGCCTGGCTGTCGGAGAAGTCGCCGGAAAAGGTGGCTCTGGGAAGGGCGGCCCAAAAGACTCAGCACACCGACGACGaagaggacgaggaggaggaggaggcccAGGAGTTCACTGCTCTGACGGACAAGGAGGCCAATGAGCTGGGCAAACTGTTCTCCGAGTGTGACTTCGCCATCAAGGATGCCGAGCAGTTCATAGAGCAGCTGTCCCGGGAACTGCACGATCTGGATGGG GCCAATATGCAGAGTGTTCTGGCCTCGGAGCAGAAAGTGCTGAAGATGATGGAGCATATCGACAATGCCATCTCCGAAGCGGACAAGTTCGAGAACCGTCTGGACAGCTATGAGGATATCCTGGGGCACGTTAAGGAGACCATGGAGAAGATTGGCGGCAAGAATGCCATGATAGAGATcgccaacaataacaatatcaAGCTTATGAAAGAACTTAACAAAGTCATA AGCCAACTGGACTTGCCGCACAGCCAGCAGCAGGCTCTGGATGAACCCGATCTGAAGACCGCCAATGGACGCAAAGTGGCAATAGCAGCTGCTCAGTGCCTGCAGCAGGCCATGAACAGCGACATTGATCCCGCCCTGCTTCGCTTGGAGGCGGTGCAGGATCAGCGCAAGCGCTTTGAAAAGTGGAAACAAAAGTTCTCGGCCACCGTCAGCCGTTTTATGAATAACCTGTTTATCCATCTGGGCAACGAAATAGGAGACATGCCAGTGACCAGCACCGAACTGACGCTGCCTAATCATTCCAACGTCCATCGTGAACTGACGCCCTATACGGAACTGATGCACTGGACAAAAGCCATGGATCGAAAAACCTACGATGGCCTGATGCGGGTCTACACGGCCTCGCTCAGCAAGATTTACGACAGGGATGTGAAAAACTTCTTTAACTTG GCTAAAATTCAGGTGGCAGAGAAACTGCGAAATTCTCGGGAGGATCTGGACATGTCCACGTCCTCTCGTAAGTCGGCAGTCTATACAATACCGTATGGCACCTTGGGAATCAACAGGGACCAATGGGGACCCGGAGTCGAAAGCGCGGATAGAATTCGTTTCGATGCCCTGTTGGAAAAGGTTTTAGCTGAGCTGGAACCCATTGCCCTGCAGGAACAGCTGTTCTGCATCAATTTCTTTCAAATGGATGTGATTAGTCCAACGACGAAGAACACGCAGACCACGTTGGAAATGGAGAAGGCGGTGGACATGTCGCAGTCCATTATAGCGGGAGCTGTCTCGCCATCAGCTGATGTAGTGCCGCAGAAGCGAATTGATCGCCAAATCAACGAGGATGTGCGGAAGCTGATGATGGGTCTTTTCGGTTGCCTCGAACCCGAGCTTGTAAGCTTTATCCAGAGCTTTGAACGAGTGGACAGCTT CTACTCTCTGTACGTCCTGGTGCGACTCACCCAGCACGTAATGTCCGCCCAGGACACACATTCCTTTCTCAGCATGACCTTCGCCTCCGCCTTGGTGCAGGTGAAGCGCAACTTTGACCGCTTcatgcagcagcaactgcagtcCATCAGGGAGGCCAAGCTGCACAAACGCTCCAAAGCCATCCTGCCGTACGTGGAGAACTTTGAGAACTTTGCCCAAACGGCGGAGGGTATTTTCCGCAAGTCGGATCGCCGCACGGACATGGAAAAGTGGTATCTGCAGCTGGTGAATGCCATCTTTGAGGGCGTACACCTGCACTCGCAGGAGCATCCCAAGACACCTTCCCAAGTGGTGCGCATGGAGAACTATCACCACATGTACGCTTTGCTGGCCCAGCTTAAGGTTCCTGGTCTGGATGCCCTGAAAAAGGAGGCCAAGACGCGTTACAACGAGGCGCTAAAAGCGTATGTGACTCAGTACTTTGGCCGGCCGCTCGAGAAGTTGAAT CAATTCTTCGAGGGCGTACAACTAAAGGTGGCGCAGGGCGTCAAAGAGACGGAGATCAGCTACCAGATGGCCTTCTCCAAGCAGGAGCTGCGCAAAGTGATCGCACAGTATCCGGCCCGCGAAGTGAAGAAGGGTCTGGAGAATCTCTACAAGAAAGTGGAAAAGCACTTGAGCGAAGAGGAGAATCTTTTGCAGGTGGTGTGGCACGCCATGCAGGAGGAGTTCATTGCCCAGTACAACTATCTGGAAGAGCGCATCCAGAAGTGCTACGCCGGAGCCATGATCAACCTGGAGTTCAACATCCAAGACATACTCGCCTTCTTCTCGGACATAGCTCGCTCCCACTGA
- the LOC128257421 gene encoding uncharacterized protein LOC128257421: MLVKHIVKQGLLLKNAGALSRAAYHGGHGPHSTMNDLPVPAGDWKEQHSQKNAKYNAALITGILVLAGTIGFVKSSGLIHFNYYVPKSLD; the protein is encoded by the exons ATGTTGGTTAAACACATTGTCAAGCAGGGGCTTCTGCTCAAGAACG ctgGCGCCTTGTCGCGTGCGGCTTACCACGGTGGCCATGGTCCCCATTCCACCATGAATGATCTGCCCGTGCCCGCTGGAGACTGGAAGGAGCAGCACAGCCAGAAGAACGCCAAGTACAATGCTGCGCTCATCACTGGCATCCTCGTCCTGGCCGGCACCATTGGATTC GTCAAATCCTCTGGTCTGATCCACTTCAACTACTACGTGCCCAAGAGCCTGGACTAA
- the LOC128257416 gene encoding DNA-directed RNA polymerase III subunit RPC7 has protein sequence MAGRGRGGKTGTLTAEQMAMLGCTKDLPVQTAPPPTFPPVLNRPTTIETTATQNYQLLWKEDFLNRMRDSPYYIVSASQETQNLEHKDWREKAIKSLKLKTQPEFNYKAMPQELNISSRKRRGADIRPKLLAKKTNIEDRLKVLEQKELKSGGNEQDDIKQESDSEQEEEQDDPEAAMDDEMDEDNDYGATYFDNGEAFNDEDDNLDDGPVY, from the exons ATGGCAGGACGTGGACGGGGTGGCAAGACAGGCACCCTCACAGCCGAGCAAATGGCCATGCTGGGCTGTACAAAGGACCTGCCGGTGCAGACCGCGCCGCCTCCTACGTTTCCACCTGTTCTGAACAGGCCTACTACAATAGAG ACAACCGCTACACAAAATTACCAGTTGCTGTGGAAGGAGGATTTCCTGAACCGAATGCGAGATTCCCCTTATTACATCGTCTCCGCCAGCCAGGAGACACAAAATCTAGAGCACAAGGACTGGCGTGAG AAAGCCATAAAGAGTTTAAAGCTCAAGACCCAGCCCGAATTTAACTATAAAGCCATGCCCCAGGAACTGAACATCTCCAGTAGAAAGCGACGCGGAGCAGATATACGGCCTAAACTGCTGGCCAAGAAGACCAACATCGAGGACCGGCTGAAGGTGTTGGAGCAGAAGGAACTGAAGTCTGGCGGCAACGAGCAGGACGATATCAAGCAGGAATCCGACTccgagcaggaggaggagcaggatgATCCGGAGGCGGCGATGGATGACGAAATGGACGAGGACAACGACTATGGAGCCACATACTTTGATAACGGAGAAGCCTTCAACGATGAGGACGACAATTTGGATGATGGACCCGTTTATTGA
- the LOC128257413 gene encoding RAB6-interacting golgin: MTEKFNGFSHDEILKITGVKEGGVGKRAANLEAAKQALRNQPGIRRMPDKIFRQADQLRKQQQQQQPTKKPDETKKTKSGSVTPTEKPQPQTPTAEDDVANGSLNLERALSDSLMEALYHGHATARDNKPTATYADAAAENSEATSTDDSSILKISSGNSQTTSSTYDASILPSSKDSISQERLNTDSPFKGISLKDFEQHRRMIEEQNKQKKQLLYQAIEQHTQKSAAESRKIEEIRHELSKLESDLAVDVALLRKQIDNACIHFSHVEKQYVKIEAQFLRAKIELHNASEKKELLTEHLCTVIAHNEDRKAQKLTELMQKVGLAPNDEPPAMPPNPEV, encoded by the exons ATGACTGAGAAATTTAATGGATTTAGCCACGACGAGATCCTCAAGATTACGGGCGTGAAGGAGGGTGGCGTGGGCAAAAGGGCTGCGAATTTGGAAGCAG cGAAGCAGGCGCTCCGGAATCAACCCGGCATTCGGCGGATGCCCGATAAGATCTTCCGGCAGGCAGATCAATTACggaaacagcagcaacagcaacaaccaaCTAAAAAACCAGATGAGACGAAGAAGACCAAATCGGGATCGGTTACTCCCACGGAAAAGCCACAGCCACAAACTCCCACGGCGGAAGATGACGTAGCCAATGGATCGCTGAACCTAGAGCGCGCCCTTTCAGATTCATTAATGGAAGCACTCTACCATGGCCATGCTACAGCGAGAGATAACAAGCCAACTGCCACGTATGCGGATGCTGCCGCCGAGAACAGCGAGGCCACATCCACGGACGACAGTTCGATACTGAAGATCAGCAGTGGTAATAGCCAGACCACGAGCTCCACTTACGATGCCAGCATCCTGCCGAGCAGCAAGGACTCCATCTCGCAGGAGCGCCTCAACACGGACTCGCCCTTCAAGGGCATCTCGCTCAAGGACTTCGAGCAGCACCGTCGCATGATCGAAGAGCAAAACAAGCAGAAGAAGCAATTGCTCTACCAGGCCATCGAGCAGCACACTCAGAAGTCGGCGGCGGAGTCACGCAAGATCGAGGAGATACGCCATGAGCTGTCCAAGCTGGAGAGCGATCTCGCCGTGGATGTGGCCCTGCTAAGGAAGCAGATCGACAATGCCTGCATACATTTTTCCCATGTAGA AAAACAATATGTAAAGATCGAGGCTCAGTTCCTGCGGGCCAAGATAGAGCTACACAATGCTTCCGAGAAAAAGGAGCTGCTCACCGAGCATCTTTGCACCGTAATTGCCCACAACGAGGATCGCAAGGCGCAGAAGCTCACTGAACTGATGCAGAAAGTGGGCCTGGCGCCAAACGATGAGCCCCCTGCCATGCCCCCCAATCCGGAAGTCTAa